One Gemmatimonadota bacterium genomic region harbors:
- the katG gene encoding catalase/peroxidase HPI, with protein MSHPTEGTGKCPVNHGAHTAGSGRSNRDWWPNQLKLGILHQNPPAGDPHGAGFDYAAEFKTLDLDAVVKDLHALMTDSQEWWPADFGHYGGLFIRMAWHSAGTYRTADGRGGAGSGTQRFAPLNSWPDNGNLDKARRLLWPIKAKYGRKLSWADLMILAGNVAIESMGLKTFGFGGGRADVWEPEQDIYWGAEAEWLGDKRYTGDRELENPLAAVQMGLIYVNPEGPNGKPDPLASARDIRETFKRMAMNDEETVALVAGGHTFGKMHGAGDPALVGPEPEGAPIEEQGFGWKNRLGTGKGQHTTTSGLEGAWTPNPTKWDNGYFDTLFGWEWELVKSPAGAWIWEPTDKVKAATVPDAHVPGRKVLPAMSTADMAMRMDPAYEKISRRFHANPDQLADAFSRAWFKLTHRDMGPRARYLGKLVPAEVLIWQDPIPAVNHPLVDAKDIADLKAKILASGLPISQLVATAWASASTFRGSDKRGGANGARIALAPQKDWEVNQPAKLARALEVLTKVLEAFNASQGGGKRISLSDLIVLGGCAAIEAAAKAGGVNIEVPFTPGRMDATQAQTDVESFEVMEPMADGFRNYQKKAYSVPAEELLLDKAQLLTLTAPEMTVLVGGLRALNANHGQSRHGVFTTRPEVLTNDFFVNLLDMGTTWSPASAAGDLFEGKDRATGDVKWTGTRVDLIFGSNSQLRALAEVYASADAKEAFVKAFVAAWTKVMELDRFDLA; from the coding sequence ATGTCGCACCCCACCGAAGGGACCGGCAAATGCCCGGTCAACCACGGCGCCCACACCGCAGGAAGTGGCCGCTCCAACCGTGATTGGTGGCCCAACCAGCTCAAGTTGGGCATCCTCCACCAGAATCCCCCAGCCGGCGATCCCCACGGCGCGGGCTTCGATTACGCGGCCGAGTTCAAGACCCTGGACCTCGACGCCGTCGTGAAGGACCTGCACGCCCTCATGACCGATTCGCAGGAGTGGTGGCCGGCGGACTTCGGCCACTACGGTGGCCTGTTCATCCGCATGGCCTGGCACAGCGCGGGGACCTATCGCACCGCGGACGGACGTGGTGGCGCGGGCTCCGGCACACAACGGTTTGCCCCACTCAACTCCTGGCCGGATAACGGCAACCTCGACAAGGCGCGTCGCCTCCTGTGGCCGATCAAGGCGAAGTATGGCCGCAAGCTTTCGTGGGCCGACCTGATGATTCTCGCGGGGAACGTGGCCATCGAATCGATGGGACTGAAGACGTTCGGCTTCGGCGGTGGTCGCGCCGACGTGTGGGAACCGGAACAAGACATCTACTGGGGAGCGGAAGCCGAGTGGCTCGGCGACAAACGCTACACGGGTGATCGCGAGCTGGAGAACCCGCTGGCCGCTGTGCAGATGGGGCTCATCTACGTGAACCCCGAGGGACCGAACGGCAAGCCGGACCCACTCGCCTCGGCGCGGGACATCCGCGAGACGTTCAAGCGGATGGCGATGAACGATGAGGAGACGGTGGCGCTGGTGGCAGGCGGCCACACCTTCGGCAAGATGCACGGTGCAGGCGACCCCGCGCTCGTCGGCCCGGAGCCGGAAGGCGCGCCGATCGAGGAGCAGGGGTTCGGCTGGAAGAACCGCCTGGGGACCGGGAAGGGGCAGCACACCACGACGTCCGGACTCGAGGGCGCGTGGACCCCTAACCCGACGAAGTGGGACAATGGCTACTTCGACACGTTGTTCGGGTGGGAGTGGGAGCTCGTCAAGAGCCCGGCCGGCGCGTGGATCTGGGAGCCGACCGACAAGGTGAAGGCCGCAACGGTTCCGGACGCGCACGTGCCGGGACGCAAGGTCCTCCCCGCGATGTCCACCGCCGACATGGCGATGCGCATGGACCCGGCATACGAGAAGATCTCGCGCCGTTTCCACGCCAACCCGGACCAACTGGCCGACGCGTTCTCGCGCGCCTGGTTCAAGCTCACGCATCGCGACATGGGCCCTCGCGCCCGCTACCTCGGCAAGCTCGTCCCGGCCGAAGTGTTGATCTGGCAGGACCCGATTCCTGCGGTGAACCACCCGCTGGTCGACGCAAAGGACATCGCCGACCTCAAGGCGAAGATCCTCGCGAGTGGCCTCCCCATCTCGCAGCTCGTGGCGACGGCGTGGGCTTCGGCCTCAACGTTCCGTGGGTCGGACAAGCGCGGTGGTGCCAACGGCGCCCGCATTGCACTCGCGCCGCAGAAGGACTGGGAGGTCAACCAGCCGGCGAAGCTCGCGCGCGCGCTCGAGGTCCTGACCAAGGTGCTGGAGGCGTTCAACGCATCGCAGGGGGGTGGCAAGCGCATCTCCCTCTCCGATTTGATCGTGCTCGGTGGCTGTGCCGCGATCGAAGCTGCGGCGAAGGCCGGCGGCGTCAATATTGAGGTGCCGTTCACGCCCGGCCGCATGGACGCCACCCAGGCCCAGACGGACGTTGAGTCCTTCGAGGTGATGGAGCCGATGGCGGATGGCTTCCGGAACTACCAGAAGAAGGCGTACAGCGTCCCGGCGGAGGAACTGCTGCTGGACAAGGCGCAGCTGCTGACGCTGACCGCGCCCGAGATGACGGTGCTCGTGGGAGGCCTGCGCGCGCTCAATGCCAACCATGGGCAGTCCCGGCACGGGGTCTTCACCACCAGGCCCGAGGTGCTCACGAACGACTTCTTCGTGAACCTGCTGGACATGGGCACCACCTGGTCACCGGCGTCCGCGGCCGGGGACCTGTTCGAGGGCAAGGATCGCGCGACGGGCGACGTGAAGTGGACGGGCACCCGCGTAGATCTGATCTTTGGCTCCAATTCGCAGCTGCGCGCGCTGGCCGAGGTGTATGCGTCGGCCGACGCGAAAGAGGCCTTCGTGAAGGCGTTCGTGGCGGCATGGACGAAGGTGATGGAGCTGGATCGGTTCGACCTGGCCTGA
- a CDS encoding LysR family transcriptional regulator: protein MDSTLFRAFLKTVDEGSLSRAARALGISQPSLTLQIQRLERHFGAPLFRRHGRGVAPTDAGTALIPRARRILEEFREAEDAVRQHDEAPAVLRVGVIPTVAPYLVPDALRRLRDKHPAQRVSIHESHSAALMRMLADGELDVAIAAQPYPFDPSLVVDALGADPLVVAVPTHHPAARAGTITLAELRDAPAITLDAVHCLSDQVAEFCNRQGIQLDVVCRGAQLATVLELVAAGVGVSIVPAMAAARHRGAPVCLCR, encoded by the coding sequence ATGGACAGCACCCTGTTCCGGGCGTTCCTGAAGACGGTGGACGAGGGGTCACTGAGCCGCGCGGCCCGGGCGCTGGGGATCTCGCAGCCTTCGCTGACCCTCCAGATCCAGCGGCTGGAGCGGCACTTCGGCGCGCCACTCTTTCGGAGGCACGGCCGCGGGGTCGCCCCCACGGACGCAGGCACGGCACTCATCCCCCGGGCTCGCCGGATCCTGGAGGAGTTCAGGGAGGCGGAGGACGCCGTTCGCCAGCACGACGAGGCGCCGGCGGTCTTGCGGGTGGGGGTGATCCCGACGGTGGCGCCCTACCTGGTGCCGGACGCGTTACGCCGCCTGCGGGACAAGCATCCGGCACAGCGGGTGTCGATCCACGAGTCGCACAGCGCAGCGCTGATGCGAATGCTGGCCGACGGCGAGCTGGATGTGGCGATTGCGGCGCAACCGTATCCCTTTGATCCCTCCCTCGTGGTGGACGCGTTAGGCGCCGATCCGCTGGTGGTCGCCGTCCCGACTCACCATCCGGCCGCGCGCGCCGGAACCATCACCCTCGCGGAACTGCGCGATGCGCCGGCGATTACCCTCGACGCCGTACATTGCCTGAGTGACCAGGTCGCGGAGTTCTGCAACCGGCAGGGCATTCAGCTGGATGTGGTATGCCGGGGAGCGCAGCTGGCGACGGTGCTCGAACTCGTGGCCGCGGGGGTTGGCGTGTCCATTGTGCCAGCGATGGCCGCCGCGCGGCATCGGGGAGCGCCTGTGTGTTTGTGCCGGTGA
- a CDS encoding insulinase family protein — translation MNSQTAGGRRMMGTLRRQTADGRRRLGAIVMMVAAMVVGTLRPAELRAQTAADSTSTFDVGGIRVIHRPAGGDMVVANLYLLGGVRQISWDNAGIELLMLAASENGTRTYSRERLRRLMTRLGTGISIDAETDWSSIGVRATRATFDSTWAVMASRVVEPTFDPGELEVVRQQFLLAVKQRQDSPDALAEFLADSLAYDGHPYAVPPSGTATSVASITQAGLKAYHAQQVVKSRMLVVVVGNVTRDKITRLVSSTLGKLPAGTYTWSLPDTLPRRRAAAYGLQRDLPTNYILGRYAGPHASTKDAYALRIATAILSGQFFGEVRSRRNLTYAVDAPYIDRAVSGGGVYVSTVSPQVTIDVMRQQLAAVRTSTVNPEALNKLIQQFITQFFLENETLGAQADFLAKSFLFEGDLQAAGHLEAMLRSITPADIQRVAQRWIKDVQWAYIGDVSKLPKASMERW, via the coding sequence ATGAACTCCCAGACGGCAGGCGGCAGACGGATGATGGGAACGCTGAGACGACAGACGGCAGACGGCAGACGGCGCCTCGGCGCCATCGTCATGATGGTGGCAGCGATGGTCGTCGGCACGCTACGACCCGCGGAACTGCGCGCACAAACCGCGGCCGACTCCACCTCGACGTTCGACGTGGGCGGCATCCGCGTCATCCACCGCCCGGCGGGCGGCGACATGGTCGTCGCCAACCTCTACCTGCTCGGCGGGGTCCGCCAGATCTCCTGGGACAACGCTGGCATTGAGCTGCTCATGCTCGCCGCGAGCGAGAACGGCACGCGTACCTACTCCCGTGAGCGGCTCCGCCGGCTCATGACCCGGCTCGGCACCGGGATATCGATCGACGCCGAGACCGATTGGTCGTCGATAGGGGTACGCGCAACCCGAGCGACCTTTGACTCCACCTGGGCCGTGATGGCGAGCCGCGTGGTGGAACCCACGTTCGACCCGGGGGAACTGGAGGTCGTGCGCCAGCAGTTCCTGCTCGCCGTCAAGCAGCGCCAGGATTCGCCGGATGCCCTCGCCGAGTTCCTGGCCGACTCGCTCGCGTACGACGGTCATCCGTATGCGGTGCCTCCGTCGGGCACCGCAACCAGCGTCGCAAGCATTACCCAGGCGGGCCTCAAGGCGTATCACGCCCAGCAGGTCGTGAAGTCACGGATGCTGGTGGTGGTGGTGGGCAACGTGACCCGCGACAAGATCACGCGCCTGGTGAGCTCGACGCTGGGGAAGTTGCCGGCCGGCACGTACACCTGGTCGCTCCCCGATACGCTCCCGCGACGTCGCGCCGCCGCGTACGGCCTGCAGCGGGACCTCCCGACCAACTACATCCTCGGGCGGTACGCCGGCCCGCACGCCAGCACGAAGGACGCGTACGCCCTCCGCATCGCCACGGCGATCCTCTCGGGCCAGTTCTTTGGCGAAGTACGGTCGCGGCGCAACCTGACCTATGCGGTGGACGCGCCCTACATCGATCGTGCGGTGAGCGGGGGCGGGGTGTACGTGAGCACGGTCTCGCCGCAGGTCACCATCGACGTGATGCGACAGCAACTCGCGGCCGTACGCACGAGCACCGTCAACCCCGAGGCGCTCAACAAGCTGATCCAGCAGTTCATCACGCAGTTCTTTCTGGAGAACGAGACCCTCGGCGCACAGGCGGACTTCCTCGCCAAGTCTTTCCTGTTCGAGGGAGATCTCCAGGCGGCCGGGCACCTGGAAGCGATGCTGCGCTCGATTACCCCGGCCGACATCCAGCGCGTGGCGCAGCGGTGGATCAAGGACGTGCAGTGGGCCTACATCGGGGATGTGTCCAAGCTGCCGAAGGCGAGCATGGAGCGCTGGTAG
- a CDS encoding insulinase family protein encodes MARLLRRLTPVVLGLFLLPALAIAQRAELEKILSKKLLPNGMEIVVLENHGVPLATVELNVRNGSFTQGKGYEGLAHLYEHMFFKANDAAPNPDEFVSRASDLGAVFNATTQEERVNYYMTLRKDSVEGAIKLMAAAMRTPMFLKEELEREREVVLGEYDRQESNPHWAFQRDLNTALYPGQYSRKNVIGDREILRTVEPEKLFEIQRKYYIPNNTVLIVTGDVKPAEIFGFAEAAFGDWKPGPDPFKLDPIPPIPPLKGNEVVITEQPVNAVTVWVTWQGPSVRKDPQATFAADVFSDVINQSLSTFQRRLTDTGLFQSVGFNYYTLDQVGPISIQGQTTPEKLKAALAALDKEITQLGDPGYITADQLEAAKAERAVSTAFGMERASDFAHTLGFWWSVADLEYYMGYIDNMAKQTLQDLQAYAKKYIIGKPRITGVLIDPESRKALGLTKADLLPRVVQ; translated from the coding sequence TTGGCTCGCTTGCTTCGCCGCCTCACCCCCGTTGTACTCGGTCTCTTCCTGCTTCCCGCGTTGGCCATCGCGCAACGCGCCGAGCTGGAGAAGATCCTCTCGAAGAAGCTCCTCCCCAACGGGATGGAGATCGTCGTACTCGAGAATCACGGCGTCCCGCTGGCGACCGTGGAACTCAATGTGCGCAATGGGTCCTTCACCCAGGGTAAGGGCTACGAGGGACTCGCCCACCTGTATGAGCACATGTTCTTCAAGGCGAACGACGCGGCCCCCAACCCCGACGAGTTCGTGTCGCGGGCCTCGGACCTTGGGGCAGTGTTCAACGCGACCACCCAGGAAGAGCGCGTCAACTATTACATGACGCTCCGGAAGGACTCGGTCGAGGGGGCGATCAAGCTCATGGCCGCCGCGATGCGCACCCCCATGTTCCTCAAGGAGGAACTCGAGCGCGAACGCGAAGTCGTCCTCGGCGAATACGATCGCCAGGAATCCAATCCACACTGGGCCTTCCAGCGCGACCTGAACACCGCCCTCTATCCCGGGCAATACTCCCGCAAGAACGTCATCGGGGATCGCGAGATCCTGCGCACGGTCGAGCCCGAGAAGCTCTTTGAAATCCAGAGGAAGTACTACATCCCCAACAACACCGTGCTCATCGTCACGGGGGATGTGAAGCCGGCCGAGATCTTCGGGTTTGCCGAAGCCGCATTTGGTGACTGGAAACCCGGGCCCGATCCATTCAAGCTCGACCCGATCCCCCCGATCCCGCCGCTCAAGGGGAACGAGGTGGTGATCACCGAGCAACCGGTGAACGCGGTGACGGTCTGGGTCACGTGGCAAGGTCCGAGTGTGCGGAAGGATCCCCAGGCGACCTTTGCCGCTGATGTCTTCTCCGATGTGATCAACCAATCGCTCTCCACCTTCCAGCGCCGCCTCACGGACACCGGGCTCTTCCAGTCGGTGGGGTTCAACTACTACACGCTCGACCAGGTCGGCCCGATCTCCATCCAGGGGCAGACCACGCCGGAGAAGCTCAAGGCTGCGCTGGCCGCGCTGGACAAGGAAATCACGCAGCTCGGCGATCCAGGCTACATCACGGCGGACCAGCTGGAGGCGGCCAAGGCGGAGCGCGCCGTGTCGACGGCGTTCGGGATGGAACGTGCGAGCGACTTCGCCCACACCCTGGGCTTCTGGTGGTCGGTCGCGGACCTCGAGTACTACATGGGCTACATCGACAACATGGCCAAACAGACGCTGCAGGACCTGCAAGCCTATGCGAAGAAGTACATCATCGGGAAGCCGCGGATCACCGGGGTGTTGATCGACCCGGAATCGCGCAAGGCGCTCGGGTTGACCAAGGCGGACCTGCTGCCGCGGGTGGTGCAATGA
- the murB gene encoding UDP-N-acetylmuramate dehydrogenase, whose protein sequence is MPSPLDRFTTAVRSFLDLDRLRTGVPLAPYTTFRIGGPADLLYDATSTDDLANAVILARELGVPHFVLGLGANILVGDKGFRGLVIRNVARHWRQVDPTHLWAESGTTIKELIFAAIGAGLSGLEHYIGIPSTVGGAVWQNLHFLSPAPERARTMFIAEVVESCEVLTESGERKIVGPEYLAFGYDDSVFHHAKDIALAVTFALQPGDPAAMHRILQENLSWRGARHPWLEIHPSAGSIFKKIEGVGAGRLVDQCGLKGHRIGDAQISHMHANIMVNLGAATAADVRALIAHAQAAVQQQHGVQLEPEIGFIGEF, encoded by the coding sequence ATGCCAAGCCCGCTCGATCGTTTCACGACTGCGGTCCGGTCCTTTCTGGACCTGGACCGCCTGCGCACCGGCGTGCCGCTGGCTCCATACACCACGTTCCGTATCGGCGGTCCGGCGGACCTTCTATACGATGCCACCTCGACCGACGACCTGGCAAACGCGGTCATTTTGGCGCGGGAACTGGGCGTGCCCCACTTCGTCCTCGGGTTGGGGGCGAACATCCTGGTGGGCGACAAGGGCTTTCGCGGGCTCGTCATCCGGAACGTGGCCCGGCACTGGCGGCAGGTCGACCCGACGCACCTGTGGGCCGAGAGCGGGACGACCATCAAGGAGCTGATCTTCGCCGCGATCGGCGCGGGCCTCAGCGGGCTGGAGCACTACATCGGTATCCCGTCCACGGTCGGCGGCGCCGTCTGGCAAAACCTGCATTTCCTGTCCCCGGCACCGGAACGCGCGCGGACGATGTTCATCGCCGAGGTGGTAGAGTCATGCGAGGTGCTGACTGAATCCGGCGAGCGGAAGATCGTGGGGCCGGAGTATCTCGCGTTTGGGTACGACGACTCGGTCTTTCACCACGCGAAGGACATCGCGCTCGCGGTGACGTTCGCGCTGCAGCCTGGTGATCCCGCGGCCATGCATCGGATCCTGCAGGAAAACCTCAGCTGGCGTGGTGCCCGGCACCCCTGGCTGGAGATTCATCCGAGCGCGGGGTCGATCTTCAAGAAGATCGAGGGCGTTGGCGCAGGGCGATTGGTCGATCAGTGCGGGCTCAAGGGGCACCGCATCGGCGACGCGCAGATCTCACACATGCATGCCAACATCATGGTCAACCTGGGGGCAGCGACCGCGGCCGACGTGCGTGCGTTGATCGCGCATGCGCAGGCCGCGGTGCAGCAGCAGCATGGGGTTCAGCTGGAGCCGGAGATCGGGTTTATCGGGGAGTTCTGA
- a CDS encoding PDZ domain-containing protein — protein sequence MIVTRTLRLLPAACLFITLGVAPAAAQATGVGPTRPRTAAEDLQLFTQVFNQIRVNHPDSVDSHRILMAAIQAMVQAADPHSYVIPALRLEPGREELLRTGKLYPVPVVFAVSGGAAIVMQVASGTRASQQGILPGDELVSVDGKAFRAESAEELDIELSGPKHSTVSLTFERRRSDGTYGSFLRDVRRERPAEETAVPTALLLDQATGYIRITTFANSRVADDLRKAVEQLEGRGMQRLVLDLRGNGGGSVREAAAVAGEFLPAGSIVYTAEGRRASTADTGRVRRSFFRSERPYPLVVMIDAGTASASELVAGALQDHDRAVVVGQPSFGKSLMMLGMPLSDGSVMQLVVGRIRTPCGRIVQRAYRDVSLRAYYREARTARDTVGRPTCRSAGGRTLYGGGGIFPDVRLTAHDATPAWYIDALDDDLPLKWANQYVSTNADSRTMEAFADSPSLPASAVSGFRALAKEHQVEVPDGEAVDRQLAQHLARQVAYVRWGEAGVYRVAARADPAIGEALRAFSLIPGIK from the coding sequence ATGATCGTCACCCGCACGCTTCGGCTGCTTCCGGCGGCTTGCCTCTTCATCACGCTGGGGGTTGCCCCCGCGGCAGCCCAGGCGACCGGGGTCGGCCCAACGCGACCGCGCACGGCTGCGGAGGACCTGCAGCTCTTCACCCAGGTCTTCAACCAGATTCGCGTCAACCATCCCGACTCGGTGGACTCCCATCGCATCCTGATGGCCGCCATCCAGGCGATGGTGCAGGCGGCAGACCCGCATTCATATGTTATTCCCGCACTCCGCCTGGAGCCGGGCCGTGAGGAGCTCCTGCGCACGGGCAAGCTCTACCCGGTGCCGGTAGTGTTTGCGGTGTCTGGCGGTGCAGCCATTGTCATGCAGGTCGCTTCCGGCACGCGCGCCAGCCAGCAGGGCATCCTCCCCGGCGACGAACTCGTGTCCGTCGATGGCAAGGCATTTCGCGCGGAAAGCGCGGAGGAGCTGGACATCGAGCTTTCGGGGCCCAAGCACTCCACGGTCTCCCTCACCTTTGAGCGGCGGCGCTCGGATGGCACCTATGGATCGTTCCTCCGTGACGTGCGACGGGAGCGGCCGGCCGAAGAGACGGCGGTGCCGACCGCGCTGCTCCTGGACCAGGCGACGGGGTACATCCGCATCACCACGTTCGCCAACTCACGCGTGGCGGACGACCTGCGGAAGGCGGTCGAGCAGCTCGAGGGTCGCGGGATGCAACGCCTCGTCCTCGACTTGCGGGGCAACGGGGGCGGCAGCGTGCGCGAGGCCGCCGCGGTCGCCGGGGAGTTCCTGCCGGCCGGGAGCATTGTCTACACGGCCGAAGGGCGTCGTGCCAGCACGGCCGACACGGGACGCGTCCGGCGCTCCTTCTTCCGGTCGGAGCGCCCCTACCCACTGGTCGTGATGATCGATGCGGGGACCGCGAGTGCGTCGGAACTCGTCGCGGGGGCCCTGCAGGACCATGATCGCGCCGTGGTCGTCGGCCAACCCAGCTTTGGCAAGTCGCTGATGATGCTGGGCATGCCCCTGTCGGATGGTTCGGTGATGCAGTTGGTCGTTGGGCGCATCCGGACGCCGTGCGGGCGCATCGTGCAGCGCGCCTATCGCGATGTCAGCCTGCGGGCCTACTACCGAGAAGCACGCACCGCGCGAGACACCGTGGGACGACCCACCTGCCGCTCGGCCGGTGGACGCACGCTGTATGGCGGCGGCGGGATCTTCCCGGATGTGCGCCTCACCGCACACGACGCCACCCCCGCGTGGTACATCGACGCGCTGGACGACGACCTGCCCCTCAAGTGGGCCAACCAGTACGTGAGCACGAATGCCGACTCGCGCACCATGGAGGCCTTCGCCGACAGCCCGTCGCTCCCGGCCTCGGCCGTGTCGGGCTTTCGGGCCCTGGCGAAGGAACACCAGGTGGAGGTGCCGGACGGCGAAGCGGTCGACCGGCAGCTGGCGCAACACCTCGCCCGACAGGTGGCCTATGTCCGGTGGGGTGAGGCCGGCGTGTATCGCGTCGCGGCACGCGCTGATCCGGCGATTGGAGAGGCGCTGCGTGCATTTAGCCTCATCCCGGGGATCAAGTAA
- a CDS encoding response regulator transcription factor, producing MSTTSVLIVDDEALGRDCIRFALDPVPGYQVVGESTCGEDAIRDIRRLEPDIVVLDIQMPGLSGLDVIREIGPAQMPPTVFVTAHDQFALQAFEVEAVDYVLKPFDDARLLRALERARASAAGHGGRLEALLAALGNVAPGASAPRYTRRILVRAGERYQFVPVQEIDWIEAAGNTLRLHGPGRLHEIRMTLQSLMASLDPAAFVRIHRSTAVRLAAIKEIQPWFSGDYLVILHDGKQLRLSRSYREQVLKVFH from the coding sequence GTGTCCACCACCTCCGTCCTCATCGTCGACGACGAAGCCCTCGGGCGTGATTGCATCCGCTTCGCGCTCGACCCGGTGCCGGGGTACCAGGTGGTGGGCGAAAGCACCTGCGGCGAGGATGCCATCCGCGACATTCGACGGTTGGAGCCGGACATCGTGGTGCTGGACATCCAGATGCCCGGCCTCTCCGGCCTTGACGTCATCCGCGAGATCGGGCCGGCACAGATGCCCCCCACCGTGTTTGTCACCGCGCACGACCAGTTTGCGCTGCAGGCCTTTGAGGTCGAAGCCGTGGACTACGTCCTCAAGCCGTTCGACGACGCCCGCCTCCTGCGGGCACTCGAGCGCGCACGGGCCAGCGCCGCGGGGCATGGGGGCCGGCTCGAGGCGCTGCTGGCCGCGTTAGGCAACGTCGCGCCCGGGGCGTCCGCCCCACGCTACACCCGGCGCATCCTCGTGCGCGCCGGCGAGCGCTACCAGTTCGTCCCCGTGCAGGAGATCGACTGGATCGAGGCTGCCGGCAATACCCTGCGCCTGCATGGTCCCGGACGGCTGCACGAGATCCGGATGACCCTCCAGTCGCTGATGGCCTCGCTCGACCCCGCGGCCTTTGTGCGTATTCATCGGTCGACGGCCGTGCGGCTGGCCGCCATCAAGGAGATCCAGCCCTGGTTCAGCGGGGACTACCTCGTGATCCTCCACGACGGCAAGCAGCTGCGCCTGAGTCGCAGCTACCGGGAACAGGTCCTGAAGGTCTTTCATTGA
- a CDS encoding histidine kinase, which yields MSTSAAGTTRQFLLNRWTAVGVTCFLALDIAREVLVSTTRPPNAPWGVLLFHNVAWWIPWLLIVPVVGAVSRRWSVLGPRRSRAIVAHVALAFVATVVHVVAVALLMALAPPAPGRWPGVLPVAANLLAGYVILNLLTYLAVASIWHAVDSSREVTRRVEEGRALALRTRELEHELTGATLEALRAQLNPHFLFNALNAIAGLVRGGDRERAVSAIAQLGDLLRETLDKDAAQEVPLADEVALVRRYLAIEEMRLAQRLQVVVEVAPGVAHLRVPSFLLQPLVENAIRHGIARWPEGGTVTIEAQQFGPQLTVSVRDTPRQPRPTLPGAPLREGIGLGNTRRRLQQLYGGRATLRVALRADGGCVAEVVLPVDAAVL from the coding sequence TTGAGCACCTCCGCCGCCGGCACCACGCGGCAGTTCCTGCTCAATCGCTGGACGGCCGTCGGCGTCACCTGCTTCCTGGCGTTGGACATTGCGCGCGAGGTGCTGGTGTCAACGACGCGGCCCCCCAACGCGCCATGGGGGGTCCTGCTCTTCCACAACGTGGCCTGGTGGATCCCGTGGCTCTTGATCGTGCCGGTCGTCGGGGCGGTGTCGCGACGGTGGAGCGTGCTCGGTCCGCGGCGCTCACGCGCGATCGTCGCGCATGTGGCGTTGGCCTTCGTCGCGACCGTCGTCCATGTGGTGGCCGTCGCGCTGCTCATGGCCCTCGCACCACCGGCGCCGGGACGCTGGCCGGGAGTGCTCCCGGTCGCCGCCAACCTGCTTGCCGGGTATGTGATCCTGAACCTGCTGACCTACCTCGCGGTGGCGTCCATCTGGCACGCGGTCGACTCGTCCCGGGAGGTCACGCGGCGCGTGGAGGAGGGCCGAGCCCTCGCCCTTCGCACGCGCGAACTGGAACACGAACTGACCGGCGCGACGCTGGAGGCATTGCGCGCCCAGCTCAATCCTCACTTCCTGTTTAATGCCCTCAACGCCATCGCCGGCCTGGTGCGCGGTGGGGATCGCGAGCGCGCCGTCTCGGCCATCGCGCAACTCGGTGACCTCCTCCGCGAAACGCTCGACAAAGACGCGGCCCAGGAGGTCCCACTGGCCGACGAGGTGGCCCTCGTCCGTCGCTACCTGGCGATCGAGGAGATGCGGCTTGCCCAGCGACTGCAGGTCGTCGTCGAGGTCGCCCCGGGGGTCGCGCACCTGCGGGTCCCGTCGTTCCTGCTGCAGCCCCTGGTCGAGAATGCGATTCGCCACGGCATCGCACGCTGGCCCGAAGGAGGGACGGTAACGATCGAGGCGCAGCAATTCGGCCCGCAGCTTACCGTGTCGGTGCGCGACACGCCACGGCAGCCGCGCCCCACCCTGCCGGGTGCGCCGCTGCGCGAGGGAATCGGGCTCGGGAACACCCGCCGTCGGCTGCAGCAGCTGTATGGCGGGAGGGCCACGCTGCGTGTTGCGCTACGCGCGGACGGTGGGTGCGTGGCCGAGGTCGTGCTCCCCGTCGACGCTGCGGTCCTCTGA
- a CDS encoding pyridoxamine 5'-phosphate oxidase family protein, producing the protein MSHVGFTIDERPFVIPVLHARDGERLLLHGASSSRLLRHIAAGNPLCVCITAIDGLVLAKTAFNQSVNYRSVVIFGQGTLLEDADEKLRALTTLTNRLVPGQWDHVRHPTAQELKATSIVAVPITEASAKVRSGPPKDDADDQGFPAWAGLVPITQVMGAPIPAAYTEPTLSVPAHIQAVVNRPA; encoded by the coding sequence GTGAGCCACGTGGGCTTCACCATCGATGAGCGCCCGTTCGTGATCCCGGTGTTGCACGCCCGGGACGGCGAACGCCTGCTGCTGCACGGGGCGTCGAGCAGCCGGTTGCTGCGACACATCGCGGCTGGCAACCCACTGTGCGTGTGCATCACGGCCATTGACGGCCTCGTGCTGGCCAAGACCGCCTTCAACCAGTCGGTGAACTACCGGTCGGTGGTGATCTTCGGACAGGGCACCTTGCTCGAGGATGCGGATGAGAAGCTTCGTGCCCTCACCACCCTCACAAACCGTCTCGTGCCGGGCCAGTGGGACCACGTGCGCCACCCGACTGCACAGGAACTCAAGGCGACGTCGATCGTCGCAGTGCCGATCACGGAAGCCTCGGCCAAGGTGCGGAGCGGGCCGCCGAAAGACGACGCGGATGACCAGGGGTTTCCCGCCTGGGCCGGCCTGGTCCCGATCACGCAAGTGATGGGGGCACCCATTCCGGCCGCCTACACGGAGCCGACGCTGTCCGTCCCCGCCCACATTCAGGCGGTCGTCAATCGCCCAGCCTGA